Part of the Maridesulfovibrio sp. genome, ATGTTTCACGAATGGTTGAAGCTGATTATGCTGACCTATGCGACATGATACTTAACGAAGCTAAGAGAATGACATCAAGCAAGTATTCCTTTTTCGGTCTCGTCAAAGACAATATACTTTCTCTTCAGTCATGGTCCCCCGAGGTACAATCAGATTGCTCTGTGAAAGATAAATCTGTCCAGATTACTATTCACAAGGGCAGTTTTTGGTCCGAAGCGGTTGAGGGCCGTCGAGAGCTTATCGTTAACTCCCCCCATGCCCACCTGAAACAAAAGGGTGTTCCTGAAGGCCACGTTCCCATCAACAAGGTGCTCCTTGTTCCGGTTATCTCTCAGGACACGGTTGTTGCTTTGGCTGCGGTAGCAAATAAGGACAAGGATTATACCGAAGACGATGCGTCTCAACTCCGTGCTTTTGTTGAAAGCGTGGTTATCATCATGGACCGGCGTAAAATGGAGAGTGAACTCAAGGCAAGTGAAGGAAAGCTGACCATGGCCTTGGAGATGGCATCCATGGGGCATTGGGAGTTGGACATAAAGACCATGACATTCACCTTTAATGAGCAGTTCTACTCGATCTATGGAACAACCAGCCAGCAGGAAGGCGGTATGACCATGGCTGTTGAAACCTACACCAGATCATTTGTCCACCCGGACGATATAGTTGTCGTGAGTGAAGAAACTACAAAAATACTTAACCGGGAATATGATGAATCACCTGTACAGATTGAACATCGTATCATATGCCGAAATGGTAAGGTAAGACACGTTGTTGTCTGCTTTACTGTAGTCAATGATGAATTCGGCACCCCCCTGAAGGTCATTGGTGTGAATCAGGACATCACTGCCCGCAAAAATGCTGAAGAAAAAATTCGTTACTTAGCTACACACGATGCACTAACAGGGTTGCCATCCCTGCGCTTGGCGAGGGACCGCATCACACAAGCCGGACTTCTTGCCAAGAGAAAAAGCATGTTTGCTGCTATTCTTTTTATCGATTTGGACGGCTTCAAAAATGTCAACGACACGCTGGGACATGATGCCGGGGATGAGTTGCTCCGAGAGACCGCACGCAGGCTGAACTCCTGTGTTCGTGAAATGGATACAGTTGCCCGTATCGGCGGGGATGAGTTTCTTGTGGTTTTGAACGAACTCCGGTCCAAATCGGATGCGGGGGTTATCGCGGATAAGATGATCAAATCTATCAGTGCTCCATTCTCTTACATGGGCAATGAAGTCTTTGTCGGGGCAAGTATCGGTATATCGCTGTGGTGCCCACAAGAGAAAAGCAGCTGCGCTGATGAATTGATCAAAAAGGCGGACAGCGCAATGTACAGTGTTAAAAAATCAGGTAAAAACAGGTATGCCTACGCTGACTGAAGAGAATTAATTCAAGCGGTTAGTTCTCGATGATTGTTTGGGCAGGTCAGATGATGCTGAAACATTACGTGATGTTTCTGATTGTTTGTGTCTTGTGTTTTGGAGGCGTCGAACAACAAATTGTTCAGAAAAGGGCTTTTGTAACAAGGATTGGAAAGGCTTTTATCTAACTCTGACTGAATCAGACCATACCTATCTAGCGAGAAATGGCACAGGGTGTGATTGATCTCATCCCATTCTGCTATGGGCACCTTTTCATCATATGGGAAATTAGCAAAATTTTTCCTTCCCATGTTTATATAGGCTAAAGAATTATGTGCCTTTTCAAGTCGTTTATTAATTGATTTCAGGTAGTCATCTGACATGGCTCCACTCAGCATATTCATAAGGTCGTTTTTTAAGCAGCCTTTAACAACATTCAATACTGTGTTGCTGGCAAGCCATGACGCAACATCGGTACATTCGACTCTTACGCCTCCACAGCCAATCGCTTTTACCGGAGCATGCGCGAGGGGTTTGACCTTATCAACATAATTTGAAAAAGCAGACTGAGCATCAACTGGAATGCAGTACCGGAACTGATCGCTTAATCTTCTATGCCTTTCTTTTTTTACTATTCTCAGCAGT contains:
- a CDS encoding PAS domain S-box protein → MSIHDADRQPPSSDEIQFHRFFENAQEGIAIIQDEAIVIGNISLSRVFKRTLAELTTDGLESLVREEHRSSVAQYLRACQSGAQDLDRCEFQGQTVTDSPLWVKFSGSLIEWDSNPAVLCSFRDISENKQKELDLAKQCDRMALALGIVNEGVWDWRTDTGEVYFNTVWYTMLGYAYNELPQDFSTWQKLVHPEDLAEAEKSLALHLEKAAPFNITVRMRSKSGEYLWIKSKGQVVEKDDAGRALRMIGTHLDVTEKTLSEEALKESEERFKAFSEASSGGIGIHDNGIMLDCNPRLSEITGYTRDELIGMNGLLLIGEQSRNDVLHNMSTGYEKPYEVVGVCKNGNEYPLQVEARNVSFNGKQVRVVEFRDITEIKRSREEQALLKARLEALWHVSRMVEADYADLCDMILNEAKRMTSSKYSFFGLVKDNILSLQSWSPEVQSDCSVKDKSVQITIHKGSFWSEAVEGRRELIVNSPHAHLKQKGVPEGHVPINKVLLVPVISQDTVVALAAVANKDKDYTEDDASQLRAFVESVVIIMDRRKMESELKASEGKLTMALEMASMGHWELDIKTMTFTFNEQFYSIYGTTSQQEGGMTMAVETYTRSFVHPDDIVVVSEETTKILNREYDESPVQIEHRIICRNGKVRHVVVCFTVVNDEFGTPLKVIGVNQDITARKNAEEKIRYLATHDALTGLPSLRLARDRITQAGLLAKRKSMFAAILFIDLDGFKNVNDTLGHDAGDELLRETARRLNSCVREMDTVARIGGDEFLVVLNELRSKSDAGVIADKMIKSISAPFSYMGNEVFVGASIGISLWCPQEKSSCADELIKKADSAMYSVKKSGKNRYAYAD